GCAAAGTAATCTTCATAGATCTCCATCAAATATCTAAACATGAGGTGAAGCGAGACATGGACTCTGCATTCTCAACACAGGAATTCCAGCGAGCCTGATATATACCTATACGTCAATTTAGAGCAATATACCATAAAAATCAACAGCTACAATCTCAATAAAAAAGGTCCGGCAGGATTAAACCTGCCGGACCTGAAGAAGCCATTTATACTTAACTTATGCAGAGAAAGCTTTCTCGAAGTTAGGTACAACCTGTTTTTTACGGGACATTACGCCTTCAAGGTATACTTTGGTACCTTCGGGAGCAACGCCGAATGCTTTTTCAACAACAGAAGGATCGTCGGAAACGATAAGCATTTCGGAACCTTCTTTCATGATGTCGGTCAGGAGCAGGAAGCAGCTGTGACGGCCTTCAGCTTTAACTTTTTCAAGTTCAGCATACAGATCATCTTTGATTCCGTCGAAAACAGACAGATCAACAACTTCAAGCTGGCCAATACCAACTTTGTTGCCGGACATATCGAAATCTTTGTAGTCACGGAAGATGAGTTCGTTCATGGAAGCACCCGCTACAGCGGACTTAACATTGAACATTTCCATTCCGAGAGCCATAACGTCTTCAACACCAGCGATCTTAGCCAGTTCTGCAACAGCTTCTTTATCAGCGTCGGTGCAGGTTACAGACTTGAACATAACGGTGTCAGACAGGATTGCACAGAGGAGTACACCAGCAATGTTTTTGGGAACTTCTACATTGTAGAACTTGTACATTGCGTTGATAACGGTACCGGTGCAGCCAACAGGCCATACCCACATTTCAAGGGGGTTGGGAGTAGTAACATCACCGAGTTTGTGGTGATCAACTACTGCAACAAC
Above is a genomic segment from Maridesulfovibrio sp. containing:
- a CDS encoding manganese-dependent inorganic pyrophosphatase, which codes for MAIIAVGHKNPDTDTIASAIAIADLWSKAKEETKAVAQGDIAPETAFVLEKFGCAAPEIMTDATDQKVILVDHSDIAQSMENLDKGEVVAVVDHHKLGDVTTPNPLEMWVWPVGCTGTVINAMYKFYNVEVPKNIAGVLLCAILSDTVMFKSVTCTDADKEAVAELAKIAGVEDVMALGMEMFNVKSAVAGASMNELIFRDYKDFDMSGNKVGIGQLEVVDLSVFDGIKDDLYAELEKVKAEGRHSCFLLLTDIMKEGSEMLIVSDDPSVVEKAFGVAPEGTKVYLEGVMSRKKQVVPNFEKAFSA